The genomic window ATTTCGACGATTCGGTTCTTGCTGTGCATGTAAACCAGGTGTCCGTTCGCGAGCAGCCGAGCGTTTTCCGGACGATGTTTGTGCTCGAAGTACCACACGACCTGGCCCTCGGAGTCCAACGCAATCAGCCAGCCGCTGCCGGCAACCCCGTCCGGCCGCCAGACCGCAACGTCGAACAACGTGAAACCGTCAGCCATCGCTGCGCTGTCGCTCCTGGTGACTTCGATGGGCGGCAGCGTGGATGGCAAAGGATCGGTCGTGAGCACGAGGAACCGCTCGAGTGCGGTTGCACCTGCCGAGTCGCGCGCTTTGACCTCAAGCCGGTACGTGCTTTGTGCGCGTAGCCCAGCGATGAGGATGTTGTGACTGCGCCTGGGGCCTCCTCGCTCGGCAACACTCCACCCGCTGGTGCCTTGCGGCTGCACGGACACGCGGGTTAGCGTCGCGACATCCGTCTCGAAGCGCAAGCGGTAGACGAGGGCGCAGTTGCGATTGGGTTGCAGGTCAAGTGCACCCCCGCCGGCCCCCTTGCTGGACGAGCCGTCGCGGCAGGCGCCGGCCAGGCTCGCCAACAGCGCCCACAGGGTGGTGTGCAGCAGTGAAAACCGCCAGATCATGACAGCCGCGCACTTGGGCGAATCCCTTCTGGGCGCCGGGTCAGAATAGCATTGCCAGGTCGGCCTTGAGGCGCCCGGCCAGCAAGGCGCGCTGTCGCGCGAATACTCCCTGTATTCGAAGGCCGCGCAGCACCGCTGCACGGGATGGATCGAAATCGAAGTGGCGATGTTATGTTGACCCGACGCCTTGGCAGGGTCCTCGTACAGCGGCCCTTGGGGGCGCCGTCCGTCGTGTGGGCATGGTTGGTCGCCGCGAGCACTAGGTCCGATAGCTGGCGTTGATGGAGATGTAGCGATGGGTCAGATCGCAGGTCCAGACCCGCGCCGAGCCTTGGCCGTCCATCCCCACACGCACACTCACTTCAAGGCAATCGCCTTTCATGTACTTTGCTACCTCATCCTCGACGTAGGACTCGGCGCGCTCGCCGCGATCCGCGACCAAGTGAGGACCGAACCAGATGCTCATCGCCTCGCGATTCGCGGGCTCACCCGCCTTTCCAACTGCCATGACAACACGGCCCCAGTTCGGGTCCTCGCCCGCGATAGCGGTCTTGACGAGGGGTGAATTGGCGATGGCCAAGGCGATTCTCTTTGCCGACTCGTTGGACTCGGCTTCGCTGACGGCTATGCGCACGAGCTTCGTGGCTCCCTCGCCATCGCGGACGACTTGCAGGGCAAGATCCTCCAACACCCCCGCCAAGGCCCGGCGGAAGTCGCCCAGCGCCTCGTCGCCGGGATCACTGATCTGTCGGTGCCGGACAGCCTGGGTAGCGAACAAGAGCAGTGTGTCGCTCGTCGACGTGTCGCCATCGACGGTAATGCTGTTGAAGGTCGTCTCGACGTACTCGTTGAGTAGGGACTGGAGCAGCGAGGCCTCGAGGCTCGCGTCCGTAAACACGAAGCCCAGGACCGTGGCCATATTGGGCGCGACCATGCCCGATCCTTTGGCGATACCACAGATGCGGACCGTCTCATCACCGATCTTCGTTTCGAGCGCACTTCCCTTGGGATAGGTGTCGGTGGTGCATATCGCCCGGGCAGCGTCGTGGAACGACGCCCTG from Pseudomonadota bacterium includes these protein-coding regions:
- the argJ gene encoding bifunctional glutamate N-acetyltransferase/amino-acid acetyltransferase ArgJ, whose amino-acid sequence is MRLSVAALGLKYEGRPDVLLADFVRGTQVAGVFTRSTTSSAPVLLCRKNLSGKLARGCFVNAGNANAFTGKRGERAALHISEVVAEALGASPSEVFVASTGVVGEPLDSGPIATAMDGLASNLGRASFHDAARAICTTDTYPKGSALETKIGDETVRICGIAKGSGMVAPNMATVLGFVFTDASLEASLLQSLLNEYVETTFNSITVDGDTSTSDTLLLFATQAVRHRQISDPGDEALGDFRRALAGVLEDLALQVVRDGEGATKLVRIAVSEAESNESAKRIALAIANSPLVKTAIAGEDPNWGRVVMAVGKAGEPANREAMSIWFGPHLVADRGERAESYVEDEVAKYMKGDCLEVSVRVGMDGQGSARVWTCDLTHRYISINASYRT